From Bacteroidales bacterium, one genomic window encodes:
- the feoB gene encoding ferrous iron transport protein B — protein MEKLSDLKTGEKGVIVKVQGHGGFRKRIVEMGFIRGKTVEVILNAPLKDPIEYNILGYNVSLRRSEAQQIEVISTEEAAHLAREHDSAAQMRSARCIGCTVADCKYKAYNQSFTDSEEDELARGAREKSKEVSIALVGNPNCGKTSLFNISSGGHEKVGNYSGVTVDAKQGSFYFKGYHITLTDLPGTYSISAYSPEEKYVRNHIINQKPDVIINVIDATNLERNLFLTTQLIDMNLRMVIAFNMFDELEEHGDHVDYRELEKLLGVPIVPTVSTEKRGISELFSTAIQVYEEGDFVRSTDASGKYPLEKSGEKNDPSTKGRFIQTNKPTDAYGIAAVLKHIHVNHGPVLERSFDRIKAEIYKNPNAMDEFTPRFLAIRILQKDKQIEQFVAKFPNHADIFRVRDEEILKVEKELHDTPENAVMDAKYGFIDGALKETLTLAKPKKTLSRTARIDNIVTSKYWGYPIFIALIFIMFQTTFTLGQYPMDWIDSGVNWLGAQIFALMPDNWFRALLIGGIIKGVGGVIVFLPNILILFFFISLLESTGYMARAAFIMDKIMHKIGLHGRSFIPLIMGFGCNVPAVLATRTIENRNSRMITILINPLMSCSARLPIYLLLAGTFFPHSAGLVIFCIYFGGIFLAAIMAKIFKKFLFSKDETPFVMELPPYRIPTFKSLMRDTWDKGKQYLHKIGTIILAGSIIIWALSYFPTEQNSFLMMLGQFIEPVMKPLGFNWKVSVALLSGVAAKEIVVSTLGVLNAVIDLTPAIALSLMLFTLIYFPCVATIGAIKNETGSWKWAAFTVCYTLVLAWIVAFVVYRAFLMFAA, from the coding sequence ATGGAAAAACTATCAGATCTCAAGACCGGCGAGAAAGGCGTTATTGTTAAAGTCCAGGGACACGGCGGATTCAGAAAGCGTATTGTGGAGATGGGCTTCATAAGAGGAAAGACTGTAGAGGTCATTCTTAACGCCCCCCTTAAAGATCCAATTGAGTATAATATCTTAGGCTACAACGTTTCTCTGAGGAGAAGCGAGGCTCAGCAAATTGAGGTTATCAGCACGGAAGAAGCTGCGCACTTGGCGCGCGAACATGATTCCGCCGCTCAGATGAGAAGCGCACGATGCATTGGATGCACCGTCGCTGATTGTAAATATAAAGCTTATAATCAGTCATTTACAGACTCGGAAGAAGATGAGCTTGCACGCGGCGCGCGGGAGAAAAGCAAGGAGGTCAGCATTGCACTTGTAGGAAATCCCAATTGCGGCAAAACAAGCTTGTTTAATATCTCCAGCGGCGGCCATGAAAAAGTTGGCAACTACAGCGGCGTAACCGTTGATGCAAAGCAGGGTTCTTTTTACTTTAAAGGTTATCATATAACTTTAACAGACCTGCCTGGAACTTACTCAATATCAGCATATAGCCCAGAGGAAAAATATGTCCGCAACCACATCATAAATCAAAAGCCGGATGTCATTATCAACGTAATTGACGCCACAAATTTGGAGCGCAATTTATTTTTGACAACTCAGCTCATAGACATGAACCTTAGAATGGTGATTGCCTTTAATATGTTTGATGAACTGGAGGAACACGGTGACCATGTGGATTACAGAGAGTTAGAGAAGCTGCTGGGTGTTCCTATAGTCCCGACAGTTAGTACGGAAAAGAGGGGTATTTCTGAACTTTTCAGTACTGCAATTCAAGTTTATGAGGAGGGAGATTTTGTGAGGTCTACAGATGCAAGCGGAAAATATCCGCTGGAAAAATCGGGAGAAAAAAATGATCCGTCTACAAAAGGAAGATTTATCCAAACCAATAAACCAACTGATGCTTACGGAATTGCAGCGGTCTTGAAGCACATTCACGTAAATCACGGCCCAGTGCTGGAGAGAAGCTTTGACAGAATAAAGGCGGAAATCTACAAGAACCCGAATGCAATGGATGAGTTCACTCCGCGTTTTCTTGCCATACGTATCTTGCAAAAAGATAAGCAAATAGAACAGTTTGTTGCAAAGTTTCCAAACCATGCCGATATCTTCCGCGTTAGAGATGAAGAGATATTAAAGGTAGAGAAAGAACTGCACGATACTCCGGAAAATGCGGTAATGGATGCAAAGTACGGATTCATTGACGGAGCTTTAAAAGAGACACTTACGCTTGCCAAGCCAAAGAAGACGCTGAGCAGGACTGCAAGAATAGACAACATAGTCACAAGCAAATATTGGGGTTATCCTATTTTTATAGCGTTAATTTTTATAATGTTCCAGACAACATTTACGCTAGGCCAATACCCTATGGACTGGATTGATTCAGGGGTGAATTGGCTTGGTGCTCAAATATTTGCGCTGATGCCAGATAATTGGTTCCGCGCGCTGCTAATTGGAGGAATAATAAAAGGCGTGGGCGGAGTCATAGTATTTTTGCCAAACATTTTAATTTTGTTCTTCTTCATATCCCTGCTTGAATCAACGGGTTACATGGCCCGCGCCGCTTTCATCATGGATAAAATAATGCACAAAATAGGACTACACGGCCGCTCCTTCATCCCTCTGATTATGGGATTTGGCTGCAACGTTCCAGCCGTGCTGGCAACAAGAACTATAGAGAACCGCAACTCCAGGATGATTACAATTCTGATAAATCCGCTAATGTCCTGCAGCGCCAGACTCCCTATCTATCTGCTGCTTGCGGGGACATTCTTTCCGCACTCCGCGGGACTTGTAATCTTCTGCATCTATTTTGGAGGAATATTTTTGGCAGCTATCATGGCAAAAATCTTTAAGAAATTTTTGTTCTCAAAAGATGAAACGCCGTTTGTAATGGAGCTTCCGCCATATAGAATTCCAACATTCAAATCTCTAATGCGAGATACTTGGGACAAAGGAAAACAGTATTTGCACAAAATAGGCACAATTATTTTGGCCGGCTCTATAATTATCTGGGCTTTAAGTTATTTCCCGACAGAACAGAATTCATTTTTGATGATGCTCGGGCAATTTATTGAGCCTGTAATGAAGCCGCTTGGGTTCAACTGGAAAGTAAGCGTTGCGCTGCTTAGCGGAGTTGCCGCAAAGGAAATTGTAGTCAGCACGCTTGGAGTTTTAAATGCCGTAATAGATTTGACCCCTGCAATTGCCTTGAGCCTAATGCTTTTCACTCTGATATATTTCCCGTGCGTTGCAACTATAGGAGCAATTAAAAATGAGACGGGAAGCTGGAAATGGGCAGCATTCACTGTATGTTATACTCTTGTACTGGCCTGGATAGTTGCTTTTGTGGTTTACAGAGCATTTCTGATGTTTGCTGCTTAA
- the nrdD gene encoding anaerobic ribonucleoside-triphosphate reductase: MGSSEIQIVKRGGNRENFSVEKIKNAINKAFLSVGAFATDEDLTAILSHVRVSNNMNVEEIQNQVEKALMTEKYFDAAKSYMLYRQSHTEDREVRDRLEFLINYCKAENAATGSKYDANANVEKKNIATLIGEIPKAGFIRLNRRLLTDRLKDMFGKEFADKYMRLLNNHFIYKNDETSLANYCASITMYPWLLSGTTSLGGNSSRPTNLKSFCGGFVNLVFIVSSMLSGACATPEFLMYMNYFVGKEYGTDYYKHADKVVDLSVKKRTIEKVITDCFEQVVYSINQPAGARNFQAIFWNVAYYDRYYFESLFGEFRFPDGTKPDWESLSWLQKKFMKWFNKERTRSVLTFPVETMALLTENGDAKDEEWADFTAEMYSEGHSFFTYMSDNADSLSSCCRLRNEIQDNGFSYTLGAGGVSTGSKSVLTINLNRCIQYAVKNGKKYMEFLEDIVDTVHKVQLGYNENLKELQKQGMLPLFDAGFINISRQYLTIGINGLVEAAEFLGIKITDNQYYAAFVQQVLGLIEKYNKKYRTKDTMFNCEMIPAENVGVKHAKWDREDGYKVPRDCYNSYFYVVEDQSLNIIDKFKMHGEKYIKHLTGGSALHMNLDEHLSKSQYRQLLVVAAKEGCNYFTYNIPNTVCNDCGHIDKRFLTECPECHSKNLDYLTRVIGYMKRVSNFSAARQQEAARRYYAKDNGEIEKSIFVDDASSSAESAAAEVNTSAKRNAEVAAEKVAVEK, from the coding sequence ATGGGCAGTTCGGAAATTCAAATTGTAAAACGCGGTGGAAACCGCGAAAATTTTTCTGTAGAAAAAATTAAAAACGCAATTAACAAGGCGTTCTTATCAGTAGGAGCTTTTGCAACAGATGAGGATTTAACAGCTATCCTTTCTCACGTGAGAGTTTCCAACAATATGAATGTGGAGGAGATTCAAAATCAGGTAGAAAAGGCATTGATGACAGAGAAGTATTTTGATGCTGCAAAGTCATATATGCTTTATAGACAGAGCCATACGGAGGACAGGGAAGTTCGCGACAGATTGGAATTTTTGATTAATTACTGCAAAGCGGAAAACGCTGCAACGGGGAGCAAGTATGATGCAAATGCAAATGTTGAGAAGAAAAATATAGCTACGCTTATTGGTGAAATTCCAAAAGCGGGGTTTATTCGCTTGAACAGAAGATTGCTTACTGACCGTTTGAAGGATATGTTTGGGAAAGAGTTTGCAGACAAGTACATGCGTCTTCTTAATAATCATTTTATTTACAAAAATGATGAGACTAGTCTTGCAAATTATTGCGCAAGTATAACCATGTATCCTTGGCTGTTAAGCGGAACAACTTCTCTTGGCGGCAACTCTTCCAGACCTACAAATCTTAAATCTTTTTGCGGAGGTTTTGTAAATCTTGTGTTCATAGTTTCCAGCATGTTGAGCGGTGCGTGCGCAACTCCTGAGTTTCTTATGTACATGAATTATTTTGTGGGCAAGGAATATGGAACTGATTATTACAAACATGCAGATAAAGTTGTTGATCTTTCCGTAAAAAAGAGAACAATAGAGAAAGTTATTACGGATTGTTTTGAGCAAGTTGTTTATTCAATTAATCAACCTGCCGGCGCCCGCAATTTCCAGGCAATATTCTGGAACGTAGCATATTATGACCGCTACTATTTTGAGAGTCTGTTTGGTGAGTTTAGATTTCCTGATGGGACAAAACCGGATTGGGAGTCTCTTTCCTGGCTTCAGAAAAAATTCATGAAGTGGTTTAATAAGGAGCGCACAAGGAGTGTTCTTACTTTCCCTGTAGAGACAATGGCGCTGCTTACGGAAAATGGAGATGCAAAAGATGAAGAGTGGGCGGACTTTACAGCGGAGATGTATTCAGAGGGACACTCTTTCTTCACATACATGAGTGATAATGCAGACTCATTATCAAGCTGCTGCAGACTTAGAAATGAAATTCAAGATAACGGATTTAGTTACACTCTTGGTGCGGGCGGAGTATCTACCGGTTCAAAGAGCGTGCTGACTATCAACCTTAACCGTTGCATTCAGTATGCCGTAAAGAACGGGAAAAAATACATGGAATTCTTAGAGGATATTGTTGATACCGTTCATAAAGTTCAGCTGGGTTATAATGAAAATTTGAAAGAATTGCAGAAACAAGGAATGCTTCCTTTGTTTGATGCAGGTTTTATAAATATCAGCAGACAGTATTTGACAATCGGAATTAACGGACTTGTAGAAGCTGCTGAGTTTCTTGGAATTAAGATAACGGATAATCAATACTATGCAGCATTTGTTCAGCAAGTTTTGGGGTTGATTGAGAAGTATAATAAGAAGTATCGCACAAAGGATACAATGTTTAACTGTGAGATGATTCCGGCAGAAAATGTTGGAGTTAAACATGCCAAATGGGACAGGGAGGACGGATATAAAGTTCCAAGAGATTGCTATAACAGTTACTTCTATGTTGTTGAAGACCAGTCTTTAAACATCATTGACAAATTTAAGATGCACGGAGAAAAATACATCAAACATCTTACCGGAGGTTCTGCGCTTCACATGAATTTGGATGAGCACCTTTCAAAATCTCAGTACAGACAGTTGCTTGTTGTTGCGGCAAAAGAGGGTTGTAACTATTTCACTTACAACATTCCAAACACAGTGTGCAATGATTGCGGACATATTGACAAGCGCTTCTTAACAGAGTGCCCCGAATGTCACAGCAAGAATCTGGATTATTTAACCAGAGTAATCGGTTACATGAAACGCGTCAGTAATTTCTCCGCCGCCCGTCAGCAAGAGGCTGCAAGAAGATATTATGCAAAAGATAACGGAGAGATAGAGAAGAGCATCTTTGTGGATGACGCATCATCTAGCGCAGAATCTGCTGCAGCTGAGGTGAATACATCTGCCAAGAGAAATGCGGAAGTTGCAGCGGAAAAAGTTGCAGTAGAGAAATAA
- a CDS encoding TonB-dependent receptor, with translation MQYLHPAVVVADRAQIKIIPAQSLHGKELEKLSVHSVADAIRYFSGVQIKDYGGIGGLKTVNVRSMGSQHVGVFYDGIELGNAQNGIIDLGKFSLDNMESVSLYNGQKSSIFQSAKDFASASSVYLQTRIPVFENYSAENLSGIKKFKASNNLKVTLKGGSFATVNPSVLWEHRLSEKVSSSLSAEYLYTSGRYKFTYKKSGGYDTTQYRHNGDVHALRVEAALFGNGRNGAYSDDIARSAEWSVKSYYYDSRRGYPGASVRQEPGKFINADRQWDKNFFTQGLWRKNFSSFYGLMLKGKYSYDWLHYLSDPRKDVSTMYVNNHYKQHELYASAANDFRIFKWWNVNLSADLQWNKLNSDMLNFVYPKRYNLYAAAATSLRFSRVKVQASLLYNYVTEDVKSGYKAAKDRNKFTPAVIASYAPFDNIDLNFRAFYKKVFRMPTLNDLYYTFVGSVNLEPEVAEQYNVGAGYKKEWKSGFLRNITADVDAYYNEINNKIIAMPASNQFRWTMVNLGYVEIKGIDAAASGECAIGKARINARLTYTYQKAQDFTDKSSSYYGGQIPYVPWNSGSLILGGTYKGWEANYSFIYTGERYTSQANTVENHEQPWYTSDFSISKSIKNVRLTAEVNNIFNQQYEVVRCYPMPGINFRFIVSVSF, from the coding sequence ATGCAGTATCTTCATCCGGCCGTTGTAGTTGCAGACAGAGCTCAGATTAAAATCATTCCCGCCCAATCTCTGCATGGAAAGGAGTTGGAGAAGCTGAGCGTTCACTCTGTTGCGGATGCTATCAGATATTTTTCCGGAGTTCAAATTAAGGACTACGGAGGAATAGGCGGACTTAAAACCGTGAATGTCAGAAGTATGGGAAGCCAGCACGTTGGAGTTTTTTATGACGGAATAGAACTGGGAAATGCGCAGAACGGAATTATAGACTTGGGGAAATTTTCTCTGGACAACATGGAGTCCGTCTCTCTTTATAACGGACAAAAGAGTTCCATCTTCCAGAGTGCGAAAGATTTTGCCTCCGCAAGTTCTGTTTATCTTCAAACAAGAATTCCAGTTTTTGAAAATTACTCAGCAGAAAATCTGTCGGGAATAAAAAAATTTAAAGCATCAAATAATTTAAAAGTGACTTTAAAGGGGGGCTCTTTTGCAACTGTAAATCCATCTGTTTTATGGGAGCACAGACTCTCTGAGAAAGTCAGCAGTTCTTTAAGCGCGGAGTATTTATACACCAGCGGACGATATAAATTTACATATAAAAAATCCGGCGGATATGATACAACTCAGTACCGCCATAATGGTGATGTTCACGCACTTAGGGTGGAGGCTGCATTGTTTGGCAACGGGAGGAACGGAGCCTATTCAGATGACATTGCACGCAGCGCGGAGTGGAGTGTCAAGAGTTATTACTATGATTCCAGGCGCGGTTATCCGGGAGCATCGGTCAGGCAGGAACCGGGGAAATTTATTAACGCAGACAGGCAGTGGGATAAGAATTTCTTCACGCAAGGTTTGTGGAGAAAAAATTTCTCCTCTTTTTACGGTTTGATGCTGAAGGGGAAATATTCTTATGACTGGCTTCACTATCTCTCTGACCCTAGGAAAGATGTGAGCACAATGTATGTGAACAACCACTACAAACAACATGAGCTTTACGCCTCCGCTGCAAATGATTTTAGAATTTTCAAATGGTGGAATGTAAATCTCTCCGCAGATTTGCAATGGAATAAACTTAATTCAGATATGCTGAATTTTGTCTATCCAAAACGATATAATTTATATGCTGCAGCCGCTACATCCCTGAGATTCAGCAGGGTAAAGGTGCAGGCCAGCCTGCTCTATAATTACGTAACTGAGGATGTTAAGAGCGGTTACAAGGCAGCAAAGGATAGAAATAAATTTACTCCGGCAGTTATCGCATCTTACGCTCCGTTTGATAATATAGATTTAAACTTCCGCGCATTTTATAAAAAGGTTTTCCGCATGCCTACGCTGAATGATTTGTACTATACGTTTGTGGGGAGCGTAAACTTGGAGCCGGAAGTAGCTGAGCAATACAATGTTGGAGCGGGATACAAGAAAGAGTGGAAGAGCGGTTTTTTAAGAAATATAACGGCAGATGTTGATGCCTACTACAATGAAATCAACAATAAAATAATTGCAATGCCCGCATCTAACCAATTTAGATGGACAATGGTAAACCTTGGTTACGTGGAGATTAAAGGGATTGATGCCGCGGCCTCCGGAGAATGTGCAATTGGCAAAGCAAGGATAAATGCAAGATTGACATATACATATCAGAAGGCGCAAGATTTTACAGATAAAAGCAGCAGCTACTATGGAGGGCAAATTCCTTATGTTCCATGGAACAGCGGTTCTTTAATTCTTGGCGGAACATACAAAGGATGGGAGGCTAATTACAGTTTCATCTATACCGGAGAACGTTATACTTCCCAGGCAAACACAGTTGAGAATCATGAGCAGCCTTGGTATACCAGCGATTTTTCTATCTCTAAAAGCATTAAGAATGTGCGACTTACTGCGGAGGTAAATAATATTTTCAATCAGCAATATGAGGTAGTAAGATGCTACCCAATGCCAGGAATTAATTTCAGATTTATTGTGAGCGTAAGTTTTTAG
- a CDS encoding DUF4465 domain-containing protein, with protein MKKLLLCACTLCMLLSLCTLQSCSKNDDEPAYKVATLTFESMKSSMIASDEYGTNLYGQKYYWMDDSTGLCSKCNGDQYYSGGIAVSNFNRMDFSSISGGDWYKYQMNVYYKNKAGYPGYNNSKNCAVSYGYKGAYSEGPTMYFSDTDTTQRVIDHLYICNTTYGYYTSMVDDVFGVGKNPMTAANKGWFKVTFKGIDKNGNTTGSVSAYLVDFYNTTGKGFYSEWQPVDLSSLGKIHTLYIDMSSSDTGTYGMNNAAYFAIDNIAVRIDRGTTPKAKAPIF; from the coding sequence ATGAAAAAATTATTGCTATGTGCGTGCACTTTGTGCATGCTGCTGAGCTTATGCACTTTACAGAGCTGCAGCAAAAATGATGACGAACCTGCTTACAAAGTAGCTACGTTAACTTTTGAATCCATGAAGTCTTCTATGATTGCTTCCGACGAATATGGCACAAACCTTTACGGACAAAAATATTATTGGATGGATGACAGCACGGGACTTTGCTCCAAGTGCAACGGAGACCAGTACTATAGCGGCGGAATTGCAGTCTCAAATTTTAACAGAATGGATTTCTCTTCTATATCAGGTGGCGACTGGTATAAATATCAAATGAATGTTTATTACAAAAACAAAGCAGGTTATCCGGGATATAACAATTCAAAAAATTGCGCCGTATCTTATGGATACAAGGGGGCATATTCAGAAGGGCCGACTATGTACTTTAGTGATACGGATACCACGCAACGTGTTATAGATCACCTATATATCTGCAATACGACTTACGGTTACTACACCTCAATGGTAGATGATGTTTTTGGAGTTGGAAAGAATCCTATGACCGCCGCAAACAAGGGCTGGTTTAAAGTTACATTTAAAGGAATAGACAAGAACGGCAATACCACAGGTAGCGTAAGTGCTTACCTTGTAGACTTTTACAACACAACAGGCAAGGGCTTTTATTCTGAATGGCAACCTGTAGATTTGTCTTCTCTCGGAAAAATCCACACCCTTTACATTGATATGAGCAGTTCAGATACAGGTACTTACGGAATGAATAATGCAGCCTACTTTGCAATAGACAACATTGCGGTCCGCATAGATAGAGGAACAACGCCAAAAGCAAAAGCCCCTATTTTTTAG
- the pheS gene encoding phenylalanine--tRNA ligase subunit alpha has translation MTKEEIEQLLQKIENLKAQKLQDVEDIRVKLLGKKGEITKMFEEFRGVLPEQKKEFGQKLNLLKTKAAERIEALREGFENGQLAGGKKFDFTKPGDKFELGTRHPISIAREEILNIFGKFGYAVAEGPEIEDDWHVFTALNFPPDHPARDMQDTFFINPDGNDPILLRTHTSSVQVRTMERMPLPIRVVCPGRVFRNEAISARAHCIFHQVEGLYIDKNVSFADLKQAILLFVQEMFGPDTKIRMRPSYFPFTEPSTEVDISCNICGGKGCNICKGTGWLEIMGAGMVDPNVLEASHIDSTKYTGFAFGMGIERIAMLKWQVNDLRHYFENDVRFLREFQSVI, from the coding sequence ATGACAAAAGAAGAAATTGAACAGCTCTTGCAGAAGATAGAAAATCTTAAAGCTCAGAAACTGCAAGATGTTGAGGACATTAGAGTAAAGCTTCTTGGAAAGAAGGGAGAGATTACCAAAATGTTTGAAGAGTTCCGCGGTGTGTTGCCGGAACAGAAAAAAGAGTTTGGACAAAAGCTGAATTTGCTTAAGACTAAAGCTGCGGAGAGAATTGAGGCGTTGAGGGAAGGCTTTGAGAATGGGCAACTTGCAGGGGGCAAGAAGTTTGATTTTACAAAACCGGGAGACAAGTTTGAGCTTGGAACCCGCCATCCGATTTCTATTGCGAGAGAGGAAATTTTGAACATCTTTGGAAAATTTGGTTATGCGGTTGCAGAAGGGCCTGAGATTGAGGATGACTGGCATGTATTTACGGCTCTTAATTTTCCTCCTGACCATCCCGCCCGCGATATGCAGGATACGTTTTTTATTAATCCCGACGGCAATGACCCAATTTTGCTGAGGACTCATACAAGTTCTGTCCAGGTTAGGACAATGGAGCGTATGCCTCTGCCTATCAGGGTTGTATGTCCTGGAAGAGTTTTCAGAAATGAAGCAATTTCCGCACGTGCACATTGCATTTTCCATCAGGTAGAAGGACTTTACATAGATAAAAATGTCTCCTTTGCAGATTTAAAGCAGGCTATCCTTTTGTTTGTGCAGGAGATGTTTGGACCCGATACAAAAATTAGAATGAGACCTTCATATTTTCCTTTCACAGAGCCAAGTACGGAGGTTGATATCAGCTGCAATATTTGCGGCGGAAAGGGTTGCAATATTTGCAAAGGTACTGGCTGGCTGGAGATTATGGGCGCCGGAATGGTTGACCCTAACGTATTGGAAGCAAGCCATATAGATAGTACAAAATATACAGGTTTTGCTTTTGGAATGGGTATAGAGAGAATTGCAATGCTTAAGTGGCAGGTTAATGATCTTAGGCATTATTTTGAGAATGATGTGCGGTTCTTGCGTGAGTTCCAGAGTGTAATCTAA
- a CDS encoding DUF6051 family protein: MIDIAERTKKLKSYFSFEKKNTIDDTKVEILPFHFSERLGSDSTDSLQVGMPSTDFCTDNETKIIENREFDFVIFKPAGKNITGAEEANTEEFKECILLLHGLNERSWEKYLTWAEDLAINCNRPVILFPMAFHMNRTPASWCAPRLMMPWSSKRRVLFGGISNSTFCNVALSSRLSLCPERFYVSGRESVYNIAQLGRDIREGKILNDGKRIFSQDCRIDIFAYSVGALLAQTVLIANPDGNFSDSKLCTFCGGSIFGDMNGSSKDIVDSEAFAKIHNYYCNDFVKTSGDSIHEAYKSLITVDCLKQERESFFTKACNRIKMLTLKKDKVIPTFGALHAVGIKNSNLVEEIDFPFEYSHQIPFPAPHSASLRMKELLPETLYKSFRRVFDTAERFLK; encoded by the coding sequence ATGATTGATATTGCCGAGCGGACCAAAAAGCTCAAATCATATTTTTCCTTTGAAAAGAAAAATACAATTGACGATACTAAAGTAGAAATTCTTCCCTTTCATTTTTCTGAAAGATTGGGGAGCGATAGCACTGATTCTCTGCAAGTTGGAATGCCTTCAACAGATTTTTGCACCGATAATGAAACAAAGATTATAGAGAACAGAGAGTTTGATTTTGTAATTTTCAAACCCGCCGGCAAAAATATCACGGGCGCAGAAGAAGCTAATACAGAAGAGTTTAAAGAGTGCATATTGCTGCTGCACGGATTGAATGAACGCTCATGGGAGAAGTATCTCACTTGGGCAGAAGACCTTGCAATTAACTGCAACCGTCCTGTCATTTTATTCCCGATGGCTTTTCACATGAACAGAACGCCCGCATCTTGGTGTGCGCCAAGGCTTATGATGCCATGGTCATCAAAAAGGAGGGTGCTGTTTGGAGGAATAAGCAACTCCACTTTCTGCAATGTTGCTCTAAGTTCCCGCCTCTCTCTTTGTCCGGAAAGATTTTATGTATCCGGCAGAGAATCAGTCTATAACATTGCCCAGCTTGGCAGAGATATCAGGGAGGGAAAAATCCTAAATGACGGGAAAAGAATATTCTCGCAAGATTGCAGAATAGATATTTTTGCCTACTCCGTTGGCGCTTTGCTGGCGCAGACTGTTCTTATTGCTAATCCTGATGGAAATTTTTCCGACAGCAAACTTTGCACTTTCTGCGGCGGCTCCATTTTTGGAGACATGAACGGAAGTTCAAAAGATATTGTTGACAGCGAGGCATTTGCAAAGATTCACAATTACTATTGCAATGACTTTGTTAAGACTAGCGGAGACTCAATTCATGAAGCCTACAAATCTTTAATAACAGTTGACTGCCTTAAGCAAGAGAGAGAATCGTTTTTCACAAAGGCTTGCAACAGAATAAAAATGCTCACTCTTAAAAAAGATAAAGTCATCCCAACCTTTGGCGCTTTGCACGCTGTCGGGATAAAAAATTCCAACCTAGTAGAAGAGATAGATTTTCCTTTTGAATATTCTCACCAGATTCCGTTCCCGGCTCCTCACTCTGCATCACTGAGAATGAAAGAGTTGCTGCCGGAAACACTATATAAAAGTTTCAGACGCGTCTTTGACACAGCCGAGAGGTTCCTTAAATAG